A stretch of Paraburkholderia phenazinium DNA encodes these proteins:
- a CDS encoding circularly permuted type 2 ATP-grasp protein, which translates to MAFQSTFPFEATAAHADALSLLRVLPVRDGHWDELLDSSGALREPWRQFFDLLGEDGIARLENNTASVAQQIRDNDISYNVYADKGEPRPWALDLLPLLIGEAEWAEIERGVMQRAQLLNAVVADVYGPQTLLQNGQLPPALVFGHPGYLRSVRGFTPPGGQYLHVVAVDLARASNGNWTVMSHRTEAPSGLGYALENRLIVSSQFAEPFRSLHVNRLAPTYSQLIATLVESARAVMHGDAADSSPHIALLTPGPFSETYFEHVFLARYLGVTLVEGKDLTVRDDKLYLKTLAGLERVHVVLRRLDDAFCDPVELRADSSIGVPGLLQVMRAGNVIVSNVPGSGFVESPALHGFLPGIAEALLGEDLLLPGVPTWWCGEEAAREHAFRRLDEAFLVPTWPAARRDSPPGLEQGLQNLEAWRSRIEALPDNFTIQLPLPYSCTPRFEDGTLGRRPSVLRVYAIADFDGGWHVMPGGFTRLAAERQATVSMQFGGSSVDTWVLSSQPISTFTLLPSPMQPADLARKHRTVSSRAAENLFWAGRYSERAENNVRLLRLILGSLESADADAMFETLVELALYCGLVQSGDVRAEDSLQAFERTLVANLHEANGAASIGQVLSAQARASGEIRGRLSNDHWRTILAARNDFRDALQRLMPASVSQAGGNGANGVAASAGSGRYDRYDRVTLMDALEHLATQLSAISGAQGDRMTRDEAWRLLFAGRHIERVAAMTSILRVVADKGQLATPAGFDLLLQLFDSTLTYRSLYPGRLEVPALIDLLVVEPTNPRGLYGVYERLCGKLDEISIAAGSARSRSFVDLMPPPGTLPSLESLCETDENGAYVALIQVCDELGAFAAAAANEISARYFSHANTLASQVSS; encoded by the coding sequence TTGGCCTTTCAATCGACTTTTCCCTTTGAGGCAACCGCGGCTCACGCGGATGCGCTGTCGCTCCTGCGGGTGCTGCCGGTCCGCGATGGGCATTGGGACGAGTTGCTCGATTCGTCCGGGGCGTTGCGCGAACCGTGGCGGCAGTTTTTCGATCTGCTAGGCGAAGACGGTATCGCCAGGCTTGAAAACAACACCGCCTCGGTCGCGCAGCAGATCCGCGATAACGACATCAGCTACAACGTCTACGCGGACAAGGGCGAGCCACGGCCGTGGGCGCTCGATCTTTTACCGTTGCTGATTGGCGAGGCCGAGTGGGCCGAAATCGAGCGGGGCGTGATGCAGCGTGCGCAGTTGCTGAACGCCGTAGTGGCCGATGTTTATGGCCCACAGACCCTGCTGCAGAATGGGCAGTTGCCACCGGCGCTGGTGTTCGGCCATCCGGGTTATCTGCGTTCCGTGCGCGGCTTTACGCCTCCGGGCGGCCAGTATCTGCACGTTGTCGCCGTTGATCTGGCGCGTGCGTCTAACGGCAACTGGACCGTGATGTCGCATCGTACCGAGGCGCCGTCGGGCCTCGGCTACGCGCTGGAAAACCGGCTGATCGTTTCGAGCCAGTTTGCCGAGCCGTTCCGCTCGCTGCATGTGAACCGGCTCGCGCCGACCTATTCGCAACTGATCGCCACGCTGGTGGAGTCGGCGCGCGCCGTGATGCATGGCGACGCCGCGGACAGTTCCCCGCATATCGCACTGCTCACGCCAGGGCCGTTCAGCGAAACCTATTTCGAACATGTTTTTCTGGCGCGCTACCTGGGCGTGACGCTCGTCGAGGGCAAAGACCTCACGGTGCGCGACGACAAGCTGTATCTGAAGACGCTCGCAGGACTCGAGCGCGTGCACGTGGTGCTGCGCCGCCTCGACGACGCGTTTTGCGATCCGGTCGAGCTACGTGCGGATTCAAGCATCGGTGTGCCTGGCCTGTTGCAGGTGATGCGGGCAGGTAACGTGATCGTCTCGAACGTGCCGGGCTCGGGCTTCGTCGAATCGCCCGCGTTGCACGGCTTTCTGCCGGGCATCGCCGAGGCACTGCTGGGCGAAGATCTGCTGCTGCCGGGCGTGCCGACGTGGTGGTGCGGCGAGGAAGCGGCTCGCGAGCACGCCTTCAGGCGGCTGGATGAAGCCTTTCTCGTGCCGACCTGGCCCGCGGCGCGGCGCGACAGTCCACCTGGACTGGAGCAAGGTCTACAGAATCTCGAAGCGTGGCGCAGCCGTATTGAAGCGCTGCCCGATAACTTCACGATCCAGCTTCCGTTGCCGTATTCGTGCACGCCTCGTTTCGAGGACGGCACACTTGGCCGACGGCCGTCGGTGCTGCGCGTGTATGCCATCGCGGATTTCGACGGCGGCTGGCATGTGATGCCTGGCGGCTTCACGCGCCTCGCGGCGGAACGGCAGGCTACCGTCTCGATGCAGTTCGGCGGCAGCAGCGTCGACACGTGGGTGCTATCGAGCCAGCCGATCTCCACATTCACGCTGTTGCCATCGCCGATGCAGCCCGCCGATCTCGCGCGCAAGCATCGTACGGTGTCGAGCCGTGCCGCGGAGAATCTGTTCTGGGCCGGCCGCTACAGCGAGCGCGCTGAAAACAACGTGCGGCTGTTGCGCCTGATTCTCGGCTCGCTCGAAAGCGCCGACGCGGATGCGATGTTCGAGACGCTGGTCGAACTGGCCTTGTACTGCGGCCTGGTGCAATCCGGCGACGTGCGCGCCGAGGATTCGCTGCAGGCCTTCGAGCGGACGCTGGTGGCCAATCTGCACGAGGCCAACGGCGCGGCCAGCATCGGCCAGGTGCTGTCGGCGCAGGCGCGGGCGAGCGGCGAGATTCGTGGCCGCCTGTCGAACGATCATTGGCGCACGATTCTCGCCGCTCGCAACGATTTCCGCGACGCGTTGCAGAGGCTGATGCCGGCGAGCGTGTCGCAGGCGGGCGGCAATGGTGCGAACGGCGTCGCCGCGTCGGCCGGCAGCGGACGCTATGACCGCTACGACCGCGTCACCTTGATGGATGCGCTCGAACACCTCGCAACCCAACTCTCGGCGATCAGCGGCGCGCAAGGCGACCGCATGACGCGCGACGAAGCGTGGCGTCTGTTGTTCGCCGGCCGGCATATCGAGCGGGTCGCGGCGATGACGTCGATCCTGCGCGTGGTAGCCGACAAAGGACAGCTTGCGACGCCCGCCGGATTCGATCTGCTGCTGCAGCTTTTCGACAGCACGCTCACGTATCGCTCGCTCTATCCGGGGCGTCTCGAAGTTCCGGCGCTGATCGATCTGCTGGTGGTCGAGCCGACCAATCCGCGTGGTTTATACGGGGTCTACGAGCGCCTGTGCGGCAAGCTCGACGAGATTTCGATCGCGGCGGGCAGCGCCCGGAGTCGCTCGTTTGTCGATCTGATGCCGCCGCCCGGCACGCTGCCATCGCTCGAAAGCCTGTGCGAAACGGATGAAAACGGCGCCTATGTCGCACTGATCCAGGTGTGCGACGAACTCGGCGCCTTTGCCGCCGCCGCGGCCAATGAAATCAGCGCGCGCTATTTCAGCCACGCCAACACGCTCGCTTCGCAGGTATCGTCATGA
- a CDS encoding amino acid ABC transporter ATP-binding protein gives MNDASQPIVQIRGLTKSFGSHVVLNGIDFDIQPQQVVVVIGPSGSGKSTFLRCCNGLEQAEGGTVDICGHRLVDHGVMLKERSLNALRAEVGMVFQSFNLFPHLSVLHNITVGPRMLRGLSKGDADAAALALLEKVGLAHKADAMPASLSGGQKQRVAIARALAMQPRVMLFDEPTSALDPELVGEVLQVMKLLASEGMTMVVVTHEMGFAREVADVVVVMDGGVIVEAGPPSEIFSAPTQPRTQAFLQAVLSRG, from the coding sequence ATGAACGACGCATCGCAACCTATCGTTCAGATTCGCGGACTGACCAAATCGTTTGGCTCGCATGTGGTGTTGAACGGCATCGACTTCGACATTCAGCCGCAGCAGGTGGTGGTCGTAATCGGGCCGAGCGGCTCGGGCAAGAGCACGTTTCTGCGCTGCTGCAATGGGCTCGAGCAGGCCGAGGGGGGCACCGTCGATATTTGCGGACATCGTCTGGTGGATCATGGCGTCATGCTCAAGGAGCGCTCGCTCAATGCGTTGCGTGCTGAAGTGGGTATGGTGTTTCAGTCGTTCAATCTGTTTCCGCATCTGTCCGTACTGCATAACATTACGGTGGGGCCGCGCATGTTGCGCGGTTTGAGCAAAGGCGATGCTGACGCCGCGGCGCTGGCGTTGCTTGAGAAGGTTGGCCTTGCACATAAGGCCGATGCGATGCCCGCCAGTCTTTCGGGTGGCCAGAAGCAACGTGTCGCGATTGCGCGCGCTCTCGCCATGCAGCCGCGTGTGATGCTGTTCGATGAGCCCACCTCGGCGCTTGACCCGGAACTGGTTGGGGAAGTGCTGCAGGTGATGAAACTGCTGGCTAGCGAAGGTATGACGATGGTAGTCGTCACGCACGAAATGGGCTTCGCGAGAGAAGTCGCCGACGTCGTCGTAGTGATGGACGGCGGCGTGATTGTCGAAGCCGGACCGCCCTCGGAGATTTTCTCGGCGCCGACTCAACCGCGGACGCAGGCTTTTTTGCAGGCTGTGTTGTCGCGGGGGTGA
- a CDS encoding transporter substrate-binding domain-containing protein, with amino-acid sequence MKLHRLLSLTCFALAVTFAGFSGTASAQGANVLQVATDATFPPMEFTENGARTGFDIDIMNALAKVMGKTVQWTDIDFKGLIPGLIAHRFDIAISAIYITDERAKVVDFTEPYYAGGLVALVKTDSPIKALTDLNGKKISVQVGTKSVNFLRDNYPQVQRVEVEKNQEMFDLVGIGRVDAAVTGKPAAYQLAKTRGGFRVISQQLTTEQYGIAVRKDEPELKTALNTALAKIKADGTYTAIVHKWFGADAQ; translated from the coding sequence TTGAAACTGCATCGCCTGTTGTCTCTCACGTGTTTCGCGCTCGCCGTCACGTTCGCCGGGTTCTCCGGGACCGCTTCCGCGCAAGGCGCCAACGTGCTACAGGTCGCCACTGACGCTACCTTCCCGCCGATGGAGTTCACCGAAAACGGCGCGCGTACCGGCTTCGATATCGACATCATGAATGCGCTGGCGAAGGTGATGGGCAAGACCGTGCAGTGGACCGATATCGACTTCAAAGGCCTGATCCCAGGTCTGATTGCGCACCGCTTCGACATTGCGATTTCGGCGATCTACATCACGGACGAGCGCGCCAAAGTGGTCGACTTCACCGAGCCATACTATGCAGGTGGTCTCGTCGCGCTGGTGAAAACCGATTCGCCCATCAAGGCACTCACCGACCTGAACGGCAAGAAGATCTCGGTGCAGGTGGGCACGAAGTCGGTCAACTTCCTGCGTGACAACTACCCGCAAGTGCAGCGCGTCGAGGTGGAGAAGAATCAGGAGATGTTCGATCTGGTCGGCATTGGCCGTGTCGATGCCGCCGTCACCGGCAAGCCCGCTGCTTATCAACTGGCGAAAACGCGCGGCGGTTTTCGCGTGATCAGCCAGCAGCTCACCACCGAGCAATACGGCATTGCGGTCCGTAAGGACGAGCCTGAACTGAAGACCGCGTTGAACACCGCGCTTGCGAAGATCAAGGCGGACGGCACGTACACGGCGATTGTCCACAAATGGTTCGGCGCCGACGCACAGTAA
- a CDS encoding transglutaminase family protein, with amino-acid sequence MKTAQTILSVSHRTTYRYSTFVETAQHLATIRPLECEWQRVISHEETIEPQPSYLHSRVDAFGNDVLYFTLDAPHERLQMISETTVELTPRWTQLDPDTTPAWDEVAEALRFRVGGEFRPEVEFCFASPNITLRPALRTYALPSFAPGTPIAAGAIDLMHRIYEDFDYKPSATMFDTPAERAFELKSGVCQDFAQVMIGCLRSLGLPARYVSGYLRNDPPPGQPRLIGADASHAWVSVHCPGSGWIDLDPTNDVLADMDHVTLAIGRDYSDVSLLRGMILGGGAHRVEVGVSVLPLE; translated from the coding sequence ATGAAGACCGCGCAGACCATCCTGTCGGTTTCGCATCGCACCACTTATCGTTATTCGACGTTCGTCGAGACCGCCCAGCATCTGGCGACGATCCGGCCGCTGGAGTGCGAATGGCAGCGTGTCATCTCGCACGAAGAGACGATCGAACCGCAGCCGTCGTATCTGCATAGCCGGGTCGACGCATTCGGCAACGATGTGCTGTACTTCACGCTCGATGCGCCGCACGAACGGTTGCAAATGATCAGCGAAACGACCGTGGAACTGACGCCGCGCTGGACGCAGCTCGATCCGGACACCACGCCGGCTTGGGACGAGGTGGCCGAGGCGCTGCGTTTTCGCGTGGGCGGCGAATTCCGGCCCGAAGTCGAGTTCTGTTTTGCTTCCCCGAATATCACGCTGCGGCCCGCATTGCGTACCTATGCGCTGCCGAGCTTCGCGCCCGGCACGCCGATCGCAGCTGGAGCGATCGACCTGATGCATCGCATTTACGAGGACTTCGACTACAAGCCTTCGGCGACGATGTTCGATACGCCGGCCGAGCGCGCCTTCGAACTCAAGAGCGGCGTGTGCCAGGATTTTGCGCAGGTGATGATCGGCTGTCTGCGCTCGCTTGGGCTGCCGGCGCGCTACGTCAGCGGCTATCTGCGCAACGATCCGCCGCCCGGACAACCGCGCCTGATTGGCGCGGACGCGTCGCATGCGTGGGTGTCGGTGCATTGCCCCGGCAGCGGCTGGATCGATCTCGATCCTACCAATGACGTGCTGGCCGATATGGATCACGTGACGCTGGCCATTGGCCGCGATTACAGCGATGTATCCTTGTTGCGCGGGATGATTCTCGGTGGCGGGGCGCATCGTGTTGAAGTGGGGGTGAGCGTGCTGCCGCTTGAGTGA
- the fliD gene encoding flagellar filament capping protein FliD encodes MTTVTSNTASSSASTALQEAAQSIISGSTNSTTDVNALVTALVNAKVAGKTAMLASQATRDNNQLTALGTLKSVLSLMQSALTPLANGTAFSSFTATASGKGLTATAGKGAVAGSYTVDVDNIASSQSITSGAFSSKEALGSGSLKISLGGNSTTINIEPGKSTLADIAAAINSASGNPGVSATVVNGVDGTHLLLHSTSTGLANGINVQVTSSDAELNKLSVKTSTSTTTPATTVVDDSGNWKQSVAGQDAHFSISGMAIASASNTVTSAIDGLTLNLSDDAVGSPQTLTIAQDVTDQKTAIGAFVTAYNNFVTAAASFTGFDATKAAGSQGSVLLGDSTLNAIRNTLSGAMSGGVKQGSGAANLAGIGITFQKDGTLEIDDARLTSALSNDSTAVSALFNSKTGLAASLDTSLTSFLKTGGLLDTHSAALTTDLKSLTTQQDQLTDYTDKLTKRYEAQFTALNQLMAQTSHNADYLTALFGGKNSDGALANNK; translated from the coding sequence ATGACAACGGTAACCAGCAACACCGCTTCCAGTTCAGCGAGCACGGCACTCCAGGAAGCCGCGCAATCGATCATCAGCGGCTCGACCAACTCGACCACTGACGTGAACGCCCTCGTCACAGCGCTCGTCAATGCGAAAGTGGCCGGCAAAACGGCCATGCTCGCCAGCCAGGCGACGCGCGACAACAATCAGTTGACCGCACTCGGCACATTGAAGTCAGTCCTGTCGCTGATGCAAAGCGCCTTGACGCCGCTCGCAAACGGCACCGCCTTCTCGAGTTTCACGGCCACCGCCAGCGGCAAGGGGCTCACCGCCACTGCCGGCAAAGGCGCTGTGGCTGGAAGCTACACGGTCGACGTCGACAACATTGCCTCCTCGCAGTCCATCACCTCGGGCGCGTTCAGCAGCAAAGAGGCGCTCGGCTCTGGCTCGCTGAAGATATCGTTGGGCGGCAACAGCACCACGATCAATATCGAACCGGGCAAGAGCACGCTTGCTGATATTGCCGCGGCTATCAACTCGGCATCCGGCAATCCGGGCGTGTCGGCCACGGTCGTCAACGGCGTGGACGGTACGCATCTGTTGCTGCACTCCACCTCCACAGGGCTGGCTAACGGCATCAACGTGCAGGTCACCTCTAGCGACGCTGAACTCAACAAGCTCAGCGTCAAAACCAGCACCTCGACCACGACGCCTGCCACCACGGTAGTGGACGATTCGGGCAACTGGAAGCAAAGCGTTGCCGGCCAGGACGCGCATTTCAGTATCTCCGGCATGGCGATCGCGAGTGCGAGCAATACCGTCACCTCGGCGATCGACGGCTTGACGCTGAACCTCTCCGACGATGCCGTAGGCAGCCCGCAGACGCTGACGATCGCGCAGGACGTCACCGATCAGAAGACCGCCATTGGCGCGTTCGTCACGGCGTACAACAACTTCGTCACCGCGGCGGCTTCGTTCACGGGTTTCGATGCAACGAAGGCGGCCGGTTCCCAGGGTAGCGTGCTGCTCGGCGACTCGACGCTCAACGCGATCCGCAACACGCTCTCCGGCGCGATGAGCGGCGGCGTGAAACAGGGCAGCGGTGCGGCGAATCTCGCAGGGATCGGCATCACGTTTCAGAAAGACGGCACGCTCGAGATCGACGATGCCAGACTGACTAGCGCGTTGAGCAACGACTCGACAGCGGTCTCAGCGCTCTTCAATTCAAAGACTGGTCTGGCTGCGTCGCTGGACACGTCGCTTACGTCGTTCCTGAAGACCGGGGGTTTGCTCGATACGCACTCCGCAGCGCTCACTACTGATCTGAAATCGCTGACCACCCAGCAGGACCAGCTCACCGATTACACGGACAAGCTCACCAAGCGGTATGAGGCGCAGTTCACGGCGCTCAATCAGTTGATGGCGCAGACCAGCCACAACGCAGACTATCTGACCGCGTTGTTTGGCGGGAAGAATAGTGATGGGGCGTTGGCGAATAACAAGTAG
- a CDS encoding amino acid ABC transporter permease, translating to MELDFSPVVAGWSDIAHGALVTVEVTAAALALSCVLGLLIGIGRLTPKRRVLYGFCTAYLTFFRGTPLLVQLFLLFFGLPQFGILLPAFVCGVLGLGLYSAAYVSEIVRGAIQSVDRGQMEAARSIGMSSGQAMRAIILPQAVVRMIPPLGNEFIALIKNSALVSLLTIDDLMHEGQKIISVSYRSLEVYLVIALVYLVLTQATHYALHRVERHLRAGGMVQ from the coding sequence ATGGAACTCGATTTCTCGCCGGTCGTCGCAGGCTGGAGCGACATCGCACACGGTGCGCTCGTTACGGTGGAAGTGACTGCCGCGGCGCTCGCGCTGAGTTGTGTGCTCGGACTTCTTATCGGCATTGGCCGGCTTACGCCGAAACGCCGCGTGCTGTACGGGTTTTGCACCGCTTATCTGACGTTCTTTCGCGGTACGCCGTTGCTCGTGCAACTGTTTTTGCTGTTCTTCGGCTTGCCGCAGTTCGGCATCCTGTTGCCTGCGTTCGTGTGCGGCGTGCTTGGGCTTGGGCTGTATTCGGCTGCGTATGTGTCCGAGATCGTACGCGGGGCGATTCAATCCGTGGACCGCGGGCAAATGGAGGCGGCACGCTCGATCGGCATGTCGTCGGGGCAGGCGATGCGCGCCATCATTCTCCCACAGGCCGTGGTGCGGATGATCCCGCCGCTCGGCAACGAGTTCATTGCGCTGATCAAGAACTCGGCGCTGGTTTCGCTGCTGACGATCGACGATCTCATGCATGAAGGACAGAAGATCATCAGCGTGTCGTACCGTTCGCTCGAGGTGTATCTCGTCATCGCGCTGGTCTATCTCGTGCTGACCCAGGCGACGCATTACGCGCTGCATCGCGTCGAACGCCATCTGCGCGCAGGGGGCATGGTGCAATGA
- a CDS encoding DUF2126 domain-containing protein, with product MSIRVALNHVTHYRYDRLVGLSPQVVRLRPAPHCRTPIVSYSMRVEPAEHFINWQQDAFANYQARLVFPEKTREFKITVDLVAEMAVYNPFDFFLEPSAEKFPFEYAPGLAAELAPYLVKREPTPRFAEFVASIDRSPKVTADFLVEINQRLQREIRYLIRMEPGVQTPEETLTTAAGSCRDSGWLLVETLRQLGLAARFVSGYLLQLAPDTKSLDGPSGTEIDFTDLHAWCEVYLPGAGWIGLDPTSGLLAGEGHIPVACTPEPGSAAPISGAVDESEVEFEHTMSIQRVLETPRVTKPYTEEVWSDVLQMGAHVDRELEAMDVRLTMGGEPTFVAVRDRDAAEWNTDALGPTKRSYAVGLMDKLRARYGANGFLHIGQGKWYPGEQLPRWALSLYWRADGEPCWHDHTLFADEREPGSYTAEDARRFLTHLTGKLALDTQFIKPGYEDTWYYLWRERRLPVNVDPFESRLDDEMERVRLRRVYDSGLASVTGYVLPLSRERDLPLQGPRWVTGPWYFRGDRMYLIPGDSPMGYRLPLDALPWVSETDYPYQHAHDPFAPPAPLRSAAQLRMQYEGSTGGAGRAGGASGADANAADGQGAGGHGGVSGAAALGTAGSGLGGTGTGIGTGIGIGADASDASRASLRVPERGESASWITRTALCVEARDPARAAGPKVETETFGSGRKMLHVFMPPLTELDDYLDLLAAVEATAAELGMKIVIEGYPPPRDQRLKLLQVTPDPGVIEVNIHPASSWDQLVDHTEYLYQSAHETYLSTEKFMTDGRHTGTGGGNHFVLGGATPADSPFLRRPDLLASLVAYWINHPSLSYLFSGLFIGPTSQAPRVDEARNDQVYELEIAFRELQRQIDLLGGREGGQLPSWMIDRSLRNILIDVTGNTHRAEFCVDKLYSPDGPTGRLGLLELRGFEMPPHARMSLVQQLLLRALVARFWKTPYTARLTRWGTELHDRFLLGTFVQVDFDDVLADLAEAGYAFDRSWFAPHFEFRFPLVGETTTSGVTLSIRSALEPWHVMGEEGAPGGTVRYVDSSVERLEVRVLGLNENRHVVTVNGVPLPLQPTGRVSEYVAGVRYRAWSQPSALHPTIGVDAPLVFDLVDNWTGRSIGGCQYHVAHPGGRNYQTFPVNAYEAESRRRARFFTMGHTPGPLVAEAPQRSLEFPFTLDLRYW from the coding sequence GTGTCTATACGTGTCGCGCTGAACCATGTCACACATTATCGTTATGACCGCCTCGTCGGACTGTCGCCGCAAGTCGTGCGGCTGCGTCCGGCGCCCCATTGCCGTACCCCGATCGTGTCTTATTCGATGCGCGTCGAACCGGCCGAGCATTTCATCAACTGGCAGCAGGATGCCTTCGCCAACTACCAGGCGCGGCTGGTGTTTCCCGAGAAGACCCGCGAGTTCAAGATCACGGTAGACCTGGTGGCCGAAATGGCCGTCTATAACCCGTTCGACTTCTTCCTCGAGCCGTCCGCCGAGAAATTCCCGTTCGAGTACGCGCCCGGCCTCGCGGCCGAGCTGGCGCCGTATCTGGTCAAGCGTGAGCCGACCCCGCGCTTTGCCGAATTCGTGGCGAGCATCGACCGCTCGCCCAAGGTCACGGCGGATTTTCTGGTCGAGATCAACCAGCGGTTGCAGCGCGAGATTCGTTACCTGATCCGCATGGAACCTGGCGTGCAGACGCCCGAAGAGACCCTCACCACGGCTGCCGGCTCGTGCCGCGACTCGGGCTGGCTGCTGGTCGAGACACTGCGCCAACTGGGGCTCGCGGCGCGCTTCGTGTCCGGCTATCTGCTGCAACTGGCACCGGATACCAAGTCGCTGGACGGCCCGAGCGGCACCGAAATCGACTTCACCGACCTGCACGCGTGGTGCGAAGTGTATTTGCCGGGCGCGGGTTGGATCGGCCTCGACCCGACCTCGGGTCTGCTGGCGGGCGAGGGACACATTCCCGTCGCCTGTACGCCGGAACCGGGCAGCGCCGCGCCGATTTCGGGCGCGGTCGACGAGTCGGAAGTCGAGTTCGAGCACACGATGTCGATTCAGCGGGTGCTGGAAACCCCGCGCGTCACCAAGCCGTACACCGAGGAAGTGTGGTCCGACGTGCTGCAGATGGGCGCGCACGTGGACCGCGAACTGGAGGCCATGGACGTTCGCCTGACGATGGGCGGCGAGCCGACCTTCGTCGCGGTGCGCGACCGCGACGCCGCGGAATGGAATACAGACGCGCTCGGGCCGACCAAGCGCAGCTACGCGGTCGGGTTGATGGACAAGCTGCGCGCGCGTTATGGCGCGAATGGCTTCCTGCACATTGGTCAGGGCAAGTGGTATCCGGGCGAGCAACTGCCGCGCTGGGCGCTGTCGCTGTACTGGCGTGCAGATGGCGAGCCGTGCTGGCACGACCACACGCTGTTCGCCGACGAGCGCGAGCCGGGCAGCTATACCGCCGAGGATGCAAGGCGTTTCCTGACCCACCTGACGGGCAAGCTCGCGCTTGATACGCAGTTCATCAAGCCTGGTTACGAGGACACGTGGTACTACCTGTGGCGCGAGCGTCGTCTGCCGGTCAACGTCGATCCGTTCGAATCGCGTCTGGACGACGAGATGGAGCGCGTGCGCCTGCGACGTGTGTACGACAGCGGGCTGGCGTCGGTGACGGGCTATGTGCTGCCGCTGTCGCGCGAACGTGATCTGCCGCTGCAAGGGCCGCGTTGGGTCACCGGGCCGTGGTATTTCCGCGGAGACCGGATGTATCTGATCCCTGGCGATTCGCCGATGGGCTACCGCCTGCCGCTCGATGCGCTGCCGTGGGTCTCGGAGACGGACTACCCGTACCAGCACGCGCACGATCCGTTCGCGCCGCCTGCGCCGCTGCGCAGCGCGGCGCAGTTGCGCATGCAGTATGAAGGCAGCACGGGTGGGGCGGGTCGCGCGGGCGGTGCTTCAGGCGCAGATGCGAACGCGGCGGACGGCCAGGGCGCAGGCGGCCATGGTGGCGTTAGCGGCGCTGCGGCGTTGGGCACAGCCGGCAGCGGTCTTGGTGGTACAGGCACGGGCATTGGCACCGGCATTGGCATTGGCGCCGACGCTTCAGACGCCTCACGCGCCTCCCTGCGCGTCCCCGAACGCGGTGAATCGGCAAGCTGGATCACCCGCACCGCACTGTGCGTCGAAGCGCGCGACCCGGCCCGCGCAGCCGGTCCGAAGGTCGAAACCGAAACCTTCGGCAGCGGTCGCAAGATGTTGCACGTCTTCATGCCGCCGCTGACCGAACTCGACGACTATCTGGACCTGCTGGCCGCCGTCGAAGCGACCGCCGCCGAACTGGGCATGAAGATCGTCATCGAAGGCTATCCGCCGCCGCGCGATCAGCGTCTGAAGTTGCTGCAAGTGACGCCGGACCCGGGCGTGATCGAAGTGAACATCCACCCGGCTTCGAGCTGGGATCAACTGGTCGATCACACGGAGTACCTCTATCAGTCGGCTCACGAAACCTATCTGAGCACCGAGAAGTTCATGACCGACGGCCGCCACACCGGCACCGGCGGCGGCAATCACTTCGTGCTCGGCGGCGCGACGCCGGCGGACAGTCCGTTCCTGCGCAGGCCGGATCTGCTTGCTAGCCTGGTGGCGTACTGGATCAACCATCCTTCGCTGTCGTATCTGTTCTCGGGCCTGTTTATCGGACCGACCAGCCAGGCGCCACGCGTCGACGAAGCGCGCAACGACCAGGTCTACGAACTGGAGATCGCGTTCCGGGAACTGCAGCGGCAGATCGACCTGCTCGGCGGCCGCGAGGGCGGGCAACTGCCGTCGTGGATGATCGACCGCTCGCTGCGCAATATCCTGATCGACGTCACCGGCAACACGCACCGCGCCGAGTTCTGCGTCGACAAGCTCTATTCGCCCGATGGTCCGACCGGCCGTCTCGGTCTGCTCGAACTGCGCGGTTTCGAAATGCCGCCGCATGCGCGCATGAGCCTGGTCCAGCAGTTGCTACTGCGCGCGCTGGTGGCGCGCTTCTGGAAGACGCCGTACACCGCGCGGCTTACGCGCTGGGGCACGGAACTGCACGACCGTTTCCTGCTCGGCACGTTCGTGCAGGTGGATTTCGACGACGTGCTCGCGGACCTGGCCGAGGCTGGCTACGCGTTCGACCGCTCGTGGTTCGCGCCGCATTTCGAGTTCCGTTTCCCGCTGGTGGGCGAAACCACCACCAGCGGCGTGACGCTGTCCATCCGTAGTGCGCTCGAACCGTGGCACGTGATGGGCGAGGAGGGGGCGCCCGGCGGTACGGTGCGCTATGTCGATTCGTCGGTGGAGCGGCTCGAAGTGCGAGTACTCGGTCTGAACGAGAACCGCCACGTCGTGACGGTCAACGGCGTGCCGTTGCCGCTGCAGCCCACGGGCCGCGTCAGCGAGTACGTGGCCGGCGTACGCTATCGCGCGTGGTCGCAACCGTCGGCCTTGCATCCGACGATTGGCGTCGACGCACCGCTGGTTTTTGACCTTGTTGACAATTGGACTGGGCGATCCATAGGCGGATGCCAGTATCATGTGGCTCATCCGGGTGGGCGCAATTACCAGACCTTCCCGGTCAACGCGTACGAGGCCGAAAGCCGGCGGCGCGCGCGCTTCTTCACGATGGGTCATACACCTGGGCCGCTCGTGGCCGAAGCGCCGCAACGCAGCCTGGAATTCCCGTTCACGCTGGACTTACGCTACTGGTGA